The following coding sequences lie in one Phragmites australis chromosome 8, lpPhrAust1.1, whole genome shotgun sequence genomic window:
- the LOC133925965 gene encoding phytosulfokines 1-like codes for MHARRTAMALVCLLCLPLLLVQGVVHSRKLLWTVQEKQSHGGLGSHGTGTTTNPEPCSGRGGSTGSANQDQVQCDTSKWAEIHTDYIYTQDVKHP; via the exons ATGCATGCGAGAAGAACGGCCATGGCACTGGTGTGTCTTCTGTGCCTGCCTCTGCTGTTGGTCCAGGGCGTCGTTCATTCCAGGAAGCTCTTATGGACGGTGCAGGAGAAGCAAAGCCATGGTGGCCTTGGCAGCCATGGGACAGGCACAACCACCAACCCG GAACCATGCAGTGGCAGGGGAGGGAGCACAGGCAGTGCAAATCAGGACCAGGTGCAGTGTGACACATCGAAATGGGCAGAAATCCACACAGATTACATCTACACCCAAGATGTCAAACACCCATAA